A single genomic interval of Daucus carota subsp. sativus chromosome 1, DH1 v3.0, whole genome shotgun sequence harbors:
- the LOC108205530 gene encoding proteasome subunit beta type-3-A: MSIFEYNGSALVAMVGKNCFAIASDRRLGVQLQTIATDFQRIFKIHDKLFLGLSGLGSDTQTLHQRLVFRHKLYQLREERDMKPETFASLVSAVLYEKRFGPYFCQPVIAGLGDDDKPFICTMDSIGAKELAKDFVVAGTASESLYGACESMFKPDMEADELFETISQALLSSVDRDCLSGWGGHVYVVTPTEVTERTLKGRMD, encoded by the exons ATGTCG ATTTTCGAGTACAATGGAAGTGCTTTAGTGGCTATGGTTGGCAAGAACTGCTTCGCGATTGCTAGCGATCGGCGTCTCGGTGTGCAGTTGCAGACTATCGCTACTGATTTTCAGAGGATTTTTAAGATTCATGATAAGCTGTTTCTCGGCCTCTCCGGCCTCGGTTCCGATACACAGACTTT ACATCAACGGCTTGTATTTCGTCACAAGTTGTATCAACTTCGAGAGGAGAGAGATATGAAGCCTGAAACTTTTGCTAGCCTCGTCTCTGCCGTTCTTTATGAGAAAAG GTTTGGTCCATATTTTTGCCAACCTGTGATTGCTGGATTGGGGGATGATGACAAGCCCTTCATCTGCACAATGGATTCTATTGGAGCCAA AGAGCTGGCAAAGGATTTTGTTGTTGCAGGTACTGCCTCAGAATCCCTTTACGGAGCTTGTGAGTCCATGTTTAAGCCCGACATG GAAGCCGACGAATTATTCGAGACAATCTCTCAAGCACTGCTATCATCTGTGGATCGTGATTGTCTCAGTGGCTGGGGAGGCCATGTATACGTAGT GACACCAACAGAAGTAACTGAAAGGACATTGAAGGGAAGGATGGATTGA
- the LOC108204462 gene encoding uncharacterized protein LOC108204462, whose translation MAAEDSFVTPGSVPFRWEIRPGVPKTRLQEISPPSDQQQEVDRCYDTHSPSSFPSTPQKLKPPPAGYYSNLKRTPEIRPFKTQSVSQGCFPTSPLTRQKSKRVGIKKLSKPEFGSDCGYSLDLETLERWSESSWKSPAFYDSPSFSSYRSSFSSLRSSPRPASDAEWAGFGLF comes from the coding sequence ATGGCTGCAGAGGATTCATTTGTTACTCCAGGATCAGTTCCGTTCAGATGGGAGATTCGACCTGGTGTTCCTAAGACCCGTCTTCAAGAAATCTCGCCACCATCTGATCAACAACAAGAAGTTGATCGATGTTATGACACTCACAGCCCTTCTTCATTCCCAAGTACCCCGCAAAAGCTTAAACCCCCACCAGCTGGATACTACTCAAACCTCAAACGAACTCCGGAGATCCGTCCTTTCAAAACCCAATCTGTTTCGCAAGGCTGTTTCCCCACATCACCGTTGACAAGGCAAAAAAGTAAGAGGGTGGGAATCAAGAAACTGTCAAAACCTGAGTTTGGATCTGATTGTGGATACTCTTTGGACCTTGAGACACTAGAAAGATGGTCCGAATCAAGTTGGAAGTCTCCTGCATTTTATGACTCGCCCTCTTTCTCATCCTACAGGTCCTCTTTCTCATCATTACGCTCATCGCCACGACCTGCATCAGATGCTGAGTGGGCAGGCTTCGGTCTCTTTTAA
- the LOC108204461 gene encoding SWI/SNF complex subunit SWI3C, producing the protein MPASTSETRNRWKKRKRDSLVSRKSNSQPEDEPEEEEDEEIDPELDENHPNPNPNSQLSRKPVALVPPEVLSESAIRVSEFPPVVRHKVQRPHASVVAILGLERGNESCRQNCVSLENVSYGQLQALSAMTKESLVDSEKGEGSVVITPPKIMEGRGVVKRFGLGRVLVVPMHADWFSPSTVHRLERQVVPQYFSGKSVDRTPEKYMECRNYIVAKYMEYPDRRLSVSDCDGLVAGADSDDMARIYRFLDHWGIINYCVPALNRETQNDTLCLNEETNGELRVPLNHLKSIDSLIQFDKPRCQLRAADVNSELGSHVHGDSDLDDKIRERLSENRCSCCSRPLPIIYYQSQKEVDVLLCMECFHEGRFVAGHSSLDFTRFDSGNDYGDPDGVNWSDQETLLLLEAMEIYGENWNEIAEHVKTKSKAQCILHFLRMPMDDSSMENVEVPQNPSSVKLPNDEGDRPHLNSNGHPAGSSVQVPNAESRVPFANYANPVMALVAFLASAVGPRVAAACAHASLAELSKDEETSASGHSNITNSSQLKEGILLSDAKLRAASKAGLSAAATKAKLFADHEEREIQRLSANIINHQLKRLELKLKQFTEVETMLMKECEQVERVKQRIAAERAAFISTHFGSGGGVSRPTSLSAISPAMIQNNAGNTRQQIVSDGPSQPYMGYTNSRPVHPHVSPMSQQQTYGLGPRMPLSAINPSSASPNSTTRPMSRPVSGARSGLD; encoded by the exons ATGCCAGCTTCCACATCAG AGACGAGGAACAGATGGAAGAAGCGCAAGCGAGACTCGCTAGTCTCGCGAAAATCGAATTCGCAACCCGAAGACGAGCCCGAGGAGGAAGAAGACGAAGAAATCGACCCCGAATTGGACGAGAACCACCCGAACCCAAACCCTAACAGTCAATTGAGTCGAAAACCAGTTGCTCTGGTGCCACCTGAGGTGTTATCGGAGTCTGCGATTCGAGTATCGGAGTTTCCGCCTGTGGTGAGGCACAAGGTGCAGAGGCCTCACGCGTCGGTGGTGGCAATTTTGGGGTTGGAGAGAGGGAATGAGAGCTGTAGGCAGAATTGCGTAAGTTTGGAGAATGTTTCGTATGGGCAGTTGCAGGCTTTGTCGGCGATGACTAAGGAGAGTTTGGTTGATTCGGAGAAAGGGGAGGGATCTGTTGTGATTACGCCTCCCAAGATTATGGAGGGGAGAGGGGTTGTTAAACGGTTCGGGCTTGGGAGGGTTCTTGTGGTGCCTATGCACGCAG ACTGGTTTTCCCCTAGTACGGTGCACAGATTAGAGCGACAGGTTGTGCCACAATATTTCTCTGGGAAGTCAGTGGACCGGACACCTGAAAAGTATATGGAATGCCGAAACTATATTGTTGCCAAGTACATGGAATACCCAGATAGGAGATTGTCGGTGTCTGATTGTGATGGGTTGGTAGCTGGTGCTGACAGTGATGACATGGCTCGAATTTACCGCTTTCTTGATCACTGGGGTATAATTAATTACTGTGTTCCTGCTCTGAATCGTGAAACACAGAATGATACCCTTTGCCTTAATGAGGAAACAAATGGGGAACTTCGTGTGCCATTGAATCATCTAAAATCCATTGATAGCTTAATCCAATTTGATAAGCCCAGATGTCAACTGCGTGCAGCAGATGTGAATTCAGAACTAGGAAGTCATGTTCATGGCGACTCCGACTTGGATGACAAAATACGAGAACGATTATCAGAAAATAGGTGCAGTTGCTGTTCTCGGCCTCTTCCAATCATTTATTATCAATCACAGAAAGAG GTTGATGTACTATTGTGCATGGAGTGCTTCCATGAAGGAAGATTTGTGGCTGGTCACTCAAGCCTGGATTTTACTAGGTTTGATTCTGGTAACGATTATGGAGATCCTGATGGAGTGAATTGGTCTGATCAGGAAACCCTACTGCTTCTTGAGGCAATGGAAATTTATGGTGAAAACTGGAATGAAATTGCAGAGCATGTTAAAACAAAGTCAAAAGCACAATGCATCCTTCACTTTCTGCGCATGCCCATGGATGATTCCTCAATGGAAAACGTTGAAGTACCGCAGAATCCAAGTTCTGTGAAATTGCCGAATGATGAGGGTGACAGACCACATCTGAACTCAAATGGCCACCCTGCAG GATCTAGTGTACAAGTCCCTAATGCTGAGAGCCGAGTTCCCTTTGCAAACTATGCAAATCCTGTAATGGCCCTG GTTGCCTTTCTAGCCTCTGCAGTCGGACCAAGAGTTGCTGCAGCCTGCGCTCATGCCTCCTTGGCAGAACTTTCAAAAGATGAAGAGACTTCTGCTTCTGGTCATAGTAATATCACAAACTCAAGTCAACTAAAAG AGGGTATTCTGTTATCTGATGCAAAACTCAGAGCTGCTTCCAAAGCAGGTCTATCTGCTGCAGCAACAAAGGCAAAGCTATTCGCCGATCACGAAGAGCGCGAAATTCAAAGGCTTTCTGCTAATATCATAAATCATCAG TTAAAAAGGTTGGAACTCAAGCTAAAGCAATTTACAGAAGTGGAGACCATGCTAATGAAAGAATGTGAACAAGTGGAGAGAGTAAAGCAGAGAATTGCTGCTGAAAGGGCTGCTTTTATCTCAACACATTTTGGATCAGGAGGTGGTGTGTCTCGACCTACAAGTCTATCAGCAATTAGTCCTGCCATGATTCAGAATAATGCTGGAAATACGAGGCAACAAATCGTCTCAGACGGGCCTTCACAGCCATATATGGGTTATACCAATAGTCGACCTGTCCATCCTCATGTATCACCCATGTCGCAGCAGCAGACATATGGACTTGGCCCCAGGATGCCCCTCTCAGCCATAAATCCGTCTTCGGCTTCTCCTAATAGCACAACTCGCCCAATGTCAAGACCTGTATCAGGGGCTAGATCTGGTTTAGATTAA